TTTACCCGTCCCTGCAGATACGTTAGACCGGTTAGCAAGATAAACATAAACTTATGCTGCAGTTTTGCTACGCTGGACATTTACTGCAGAATGGGTTTTATTAAGTGGATGAAAGCCTTTGGTTGGCTTGTTGGGCTGTTATCGTCGTTGACTACATCTTCAAATGCTTGAGGAAACTTCCAGGCAATTTTTAATCAATACAAAACAGTCCGAAGTAGAGTTTTTAATAAAATGAATAAGTTTTTTCTTGTTGCCGAGCTCTTAATTGGGAACGGTTAATTTACGTAAAAAAGCTAAAATACATATTAATTATGAATCGTACATTTGCTAACATCATCATCGACATAATTGCGGCATTTCTACTTTTAGGTATGATTGCGACAGGATACATACTGCGTTTTCCATTGCCACCAGGTAGCAACAAAATGTTGAGCTTATGGGGCTATACCCGCCATCAATGGGGTGATGGCCATTTTTGGATCAGTCTGGGGCTTTTGATAGTCCTTATTAGTCATTTGGTTTTGCATTGGAACTGGATAGTTACCGTAATCGGTAAGCGCTGTCATTTGTTACAAACTGCGCACCCTTCACTAATTCGCAGTGGGATATTAACAGGCGGTATAGTTGTTTTCCTTATAGCGCTTTTTGCCTGGGCTGCTGAAAATAGCGTTAAAGAAATAGCCGGTCCAATGCGAGGAAAACACTTGGGGCATAATGGGAATACTGATCCGGTTAACGAATCTTTAGCCGCTTCGCCGATATCAAATAGTGTTGATCAACAAGCGATCGGGTTCTGGAAAGATGTCTACCCAATATTCGAGAATAATTGCCTGTCTTGCCATGGCCCACAAAAACAGTTGGCCAATTTTCGTGTTGATCGCCAGGAAGATTTCTTCACAAGTAATGGGCGAGCACCTTTAATTTTACCGGGACAGAGCGCTGTAAGCCCGTTGATTGCTATTGTATCGGGAACAAGAAAGGACATGCCGATGGCGAATGTGCATAAGCTTTCTGATCAAGATGTTTTGAAACTGAAAGCCTGGATAGATTCGGGAGCAGAGTGGACGGTAAAAGCTGATGTTAATATATTGCATTGATTAATTTTCACTATTTATAATAACGTATCTCATAGATACCAGAATCCGGTTACCCGATCTTCGGTTGTACTACCAGTGTAATTAAGCTATAGCTATACCCAAGAAATATTGGTTTGCCAAACAGGTGGTAATCCATTATTGTTTATAAGTAATGTCCTCAGGAACCGATATCTTTATGCGCACCAAGCTTCAAACTCATTATCCGGCTACCTGTCAATGGCTGGCTAAAGTCGCTTTACTAATCGTCCTAACCTTAAGTGCCAATGGTTGTAGTTTACTCAAAAGCACTCTGGAATTACCTGAAAAGGGCATACGCTCGCTATTTTCGCTCCATAACGATAACGCTGCACCGGATCCCGTTGAACTTCAATCGCTGTTGCTTCGTTTTGCGGACGATTATATTGATGCACTCAGTATCGCTTTTAGCAAATTGCAGGAAGCCGATGGACAGCCCTCCCAACGGCGCAATATGCTGATGCGTCGCATCGCCACCACCAATGATGTGTTGGGCACCGCCACTGGTGCGAACGCCTACGCTAATCTTCTGGATATGGTCATCCTCGTCACCTTGAATCGGATGAATATTGAGGACTATTGGATGCCCAAGCGCTTCGGTAACTCGGCCAAACCTTTGCTACTTGCATCGCAGGAAACCGAGAAGGAGATTTGGCGTATTGCTGCATTGACACTAAAACCTCTACAGATTAAGGAACTCCGCGCTGCCATAAAAGCTTGGCACGAGCAATATCCTGATGGGCGTTCGCCCAGTGATGTCGGTTCACTCGGTTTTGCGGCCGAAGTTGGTCAGATGAACCGTAGCGCTCAGCAAGGGATGACCAGTAGTGTTTTTAACCTGCTAGACATCGACCCATTAGCGGGGCTTGATCCCGCTACTCTCGAACTGGCTAATACCCGTTTGTTTGCTGAACGTGGCTTATTCTTGGGGCGACATATGCCGACCCTGATTCGCTGGGAAACTGAATTGTTGGTCATCCAGACCGTCGAAACGCCGCAGATGGAACAACTATTAGCCAATACAACACAACTGTCCGAATCAGCAGATCGTTTCAGTCAGACGGCAGAGCGCCTACCCGAACTCATTAGCGCAGAGCGCGAACAAATCGTTCAAGCCTTGAATGCGCAGCAGCCAGGCCTTACCAGTCTTGCGGCACAAACCGAGAAAGCACTGGACGCAGGACAACAGATGTCCACTGCGTCCACCGCTACCTTAAAGTCTTTTCAAGACGTACTGCGGCAAATTGATGCCAGTCCATCAAACCCGAACACTGAGCCTTTCCACATCAACGATTACACCGCAGCAGCTGCACAGATCAACGTTGCAGCACAAGATTTGGTGAAATTGTTACAAGCTTTTGACCAGATACTGGCTCCCGGCAAGTTTGACGAACTATCAACCCGATTGGATGCACTGACCCAAAAAACACAAATCAGTGGTAAAGAATTGGTGGACTATACGATTAAGCAAACTTTATTTTTTGGTTTGATACTGATTGGTTTGGCTTGCGTGATGGTATTGATTTCTTCCGTGGTTTTTTGGCAGTTGAAGAAGAAATTTGCCTGAGCCAGGATACTTGGCTCAAGCAATCTGGCAAGGGCTATATTTTTTGTATCTGTTACTTGTATCTCGGACAGCCTGCCTACGTCAGATGACGCTTATAAAAAAGCAAAGAATGGTTAAAGAAAGTGAAGTGATGTATATTGCACGACACAATGCTGTAGCGCTGTATTTCAGTATTTAGTAATTTTAAAAAACCACTCGTTTAACCTTACTTATCCCTTCGGTAGTGAAAGAAAATTTACCCTTATTTGCAGAAAAATATCGTGGCCTAATAAGTCTATGGCTATTTACGTAAGTGCCTTTAGGTTTTAGTCATTAACTGCACACAGCCACCTGTTTTTAATAGAGAACGTCAAATTATTATGAATGATCAAGTTATGAGTATTGCAAAAAGAGAGCTGGAGTTATCTTATTATTTGGATAGGCAGCCTTACAGTGCGGAGTTGGATGGTATCTCCCTGACAATTGCAAAAAATGTATTTCCCTCCTGTTTTGGTATCACCAGTTCATTTTTTGGTAATTTTATACTCCAGCAAAAACCGGCAGCTACGGCACTGGATATGGGCTGTGGGAGTGGCTATTTTGCTTTCTTATTAAAAAAAATTGGCTGTGAAATCGTATTGGGAGTCGATTTTAATAGCGATGCCGTAAAATGTGCGACTGAAAACTCCGGCCTTAATCCGTCATTAGCACCGATTGCTTTTATATATAGCGATTTGTTTGATGACGTGCCCGTAACGAAATTTGATATTATCGTATTTAATTTTAATTACTATCCTTCCAACGGCGATT
Above is a window of Methylobacter sp. S3L5C DNA encoding:
- a CDS encoding DUF4405 domain-containing protein, translating into MNRTFANIIIDIIAAFLLLGMIATGYILRFPLPPGSNKMLSLWGYTRHQWGDGHFWISLGLLIVLISHLVLHWNWIVTVIGKRCHLLQTAHPSLIRSGILTGGIVVFLIALFAWAAENSVKEIAGPMRGKHLGHNGNTDPVNESLAASPISNSVDQQAIGFWKDVYPIFENNCLSCHGPQKQLANFRVDRQEDFFTSNGRAPLILPGQSAVSPLIAIVSGTRKDMPMANVHKLSDQDVLKLKAWIDSGAEWTVKADVNILH
- a CDS encoding methyltransferase, giving the protein MNDQVMSIAKRELELSYYLDRQPYSAELDGISLTIAKNVFPSCFGITSSFFGNFILQQKPAATALDMGCGSGYFAFLLKKIGCEIVLGVDFNSDAVKCATENSGLNPSLAPIAFIYSDLFDDVPVTKFDIIVFNFNYYPSNGDFGLNDDGGRQILQRFFSQVSAFCDSETRIYIPYSEFVGLDHDPKMICQDFGFTYEIMTTTVNETGEHCIYKIMKQ